The genomic interval AATTTAAACTCATTACTCGTCAAATAGTGATACAACAATTCCATTTTTTCGCCTTTATTTTCTTGACTGGCCAGAGCTTCCGATAATTTAATCACCGTTTCCCGCAACACAAAAGATAAGCCTTTAAACTCTTCAAACGAACAAACCCACACCCCTTCTCTTAAACCCATTCGAGGCATATCTGCTGGCATCGCCTCTGTCACTAATACGCCCAGTGTTGAATTTTTTTCACGAATATCATTTTTAAATTTTTCAATCCAACTCGCTTGAAATTCTTTAGTTCGTTTACTTTCATAATAAATCGTGCCACAATTTTGTTGAATCGGGGTATGAACGGTTTGTAAACAATCCGCCCCTCGCGCGCCTTTTTTAATTTCCTCAATAACATCCAAAGGAAAATGAGAGGCTAACCATTCTTCAATCGCAAGCTCTTGTACTTCGCCTTGCATTTGCATCGAACCTTGTTCTGCTTTACGATTCATTTCAACAATTAATTGTTTTTGGTCATCCAATTGTTTTTGGTATTCTTTATACTTAAGCTCTGAATTTTCATCGGTTTGACGTTGTATTTTTAAACGCTCTTCGGTTAATTTTTCCGAAAACTCCCGTTCTTTTTCCAAGACGACTTCACCGCGCACTTCGTCCTTTTCACGCTTTAAGCGCATTAAATCGGCTTTCGTTTGATTCAATTCTTTTAATTGTTCTGATTTAGCGACGAGTTGTTGTTCTAAATTATTAACCTGCCCTGACATTTCAGATTGCATTTCAGTGGTGATTTTATCACGTAAAACCTGTTGTTCCTGTTTAAACTGTTCATTGAATCGTTGAGCGGCTTCCGCTTCAATACTATTTTTTTGCTCCTCTTTTTCACGCTTTAAACGCTCAATTTCAGATTTTGCCTGATTAAAATCTTTTAATTGATTAGATTTAGCCGCTAATTCCTGTTGTAACTCATTCAACTGTCCTGATAATTCAGATTTCATTTCAGTGGTAATTTTATCACGAAACGTTTGTTGGTCGTGTTTACGCTGTTCATTAAAACGCTGTGAAGCCTCTGCTTCAATAGCTTCTTTTTGCTCATTTTTTTCACGTTTTAAGCGTTCAATTTCAGATTTAGCGTGATTAAATTCTATCAATTCCGTGGATTTAAGCATTAATTCATTATGTAACGCCTCAATCTGCACTGAAGACTGCGCTTCCATTTCTTTTTTTACTTGAGAGCGTGTCTCTGCCGTTTTTTCTTTTAAACGCTTGTTAAAACGTTGGGAATAATCCGCGTCAATCGTTGCTTTCTGTTCATCTTTTTCACGTTGCAAACGCGTAATATCGGCTTTCGCCTTATTAAAGGCTTTAAGCTCGAATGATTTAGTCGCTAATTCCTGCTCAAAAGCCCCGACTTGAGCGGCATGTTCATAATCTAATTGCTGCTTAATTTGTTGCTTTAACGTCTGTGTTTCCTGCTGCAAGCGTTGCTGTACAATCGAATCTTGTTGACGACGCTGTTCATCTAATTGAGTTTGTTGCTGTAATAAGTTTTGATGCTGTTGGTGATACTGAGCGTCTTTTTTAGTTAATTCGTTAGTATATTTTTTTTGAATCTCGGCTTCGATTTGATGATGCAAAATATCATTAACATCAATTTGAGAGCCACACTGGGGGCAAGCAATATTACTACGTTGTTGACTCATTTTATCATCCCATAAATATTAGTCAGTTAAAAATTAAACGTTGTTTGAAAATAAACATGGCGGTCTAATTCAGAATGGTTTCCATTTTGAACAAATCTAGGGCGAAATTCAATATGTTTTTCAATTAAATT from Methylococcales bacterium carries:
- a CDS encoding DUF2130 domain-containing protein, which gives rise to MSQQRSNIACPQCGSQIDVNDILHHQIEAEIQKKYTNELTKKDAQYHQQHQNLLQQQTQLDEQRRQQDSIVQQRLQQETQTLKQQIKQQLDYEHAAQVGAFEQELATKSFELKAFNKAKADITRLQREKDEQKATIDADYSQRFNKRLKEKTAETRSQVKKEMEAQSSVQIEALHNELMLKSTELIEFNHAKSEIERLKREKNEQKEAIEAEASQRFNEQRKHDQQTFRDKITTEMKSELSGQLNELQQELAAKSNQLKDFNQAKSEIERLKREKEEQKNSIEAEAAQRFNEQFKQEQQVLRDKITTEMQSEMSGQVNNLEQQLVAKSEQLKELNQTKADLMRLKREKDEVRGEVVLEKEREFSEKLTEERLKIQRQTDENSELKYKEYQKQLDDQKQLIVEMNRKAEQGSMQMQGEVQELAIEEWLASHFPLDVIEEIKKGARGADCLQTVHTPIQQNCGTIYYESKRTKEFQASWIEKFKNDIREKNSTLGVLVTEAMPADMPRMGLREGVWVCSFEEFKGLSFVLRETVIKLSEALASQENKGEKMELLYHYLTSNEFKLQIEGIVEGFSQMQTDLDSEKRSMARIWKQREKQLQKVLLNTTHMYGSIKGIAGSSVASVALLELDNIARDEPDLKPAN